The Mesotoga infera genome includes a window with the following:
- a CDS encoding succinylglutamate desuccinylase has translation MVRILHSDSFSGQKGLVSLKRHFKFLVFIAIVAVVVVLSAFSFTSMWEDPPIIPGSGVTEIRMLSEWLPSIEGTMLDTEVYVINGSEEGGKFLLLGGTHPNEPGGTLAAIVFVENVSAISGTIYVIPRSNHSAFTHNDAMEGSPQFFSIQLPDGSQRVFRFGSRRTNPISQWPDPTIYLHPTGATLGGGEVSNLNRTFPGREDGYSTEKVAAAIMNLVLEEEIDLVCDLHESSPEYPVNNAIVFHQDSAELAIMTQMMLEMEGVDIRLEESPVNLRGLTHREIGDNSDAQVVLLEVSNPSQGRLRGKTTEDLVTEGIDKFYLQASKDGKLFAPYDETGYPLDLRVARHVSTIRVLLDSWNMMFPERRILLSDIPTYEGLVDGLGTYLNPVS, from the coding sequence ATGGTGAGGATTCTTCATTCTGATAGTTTTTCGGGGCAGAAAGGGTTGGTATCATTGAAAAGACATTTTAAATTCCTTGTTTTCATTGCGATTGTTGCCGTGGTTGTTGTTTTATCTGCCTTTTCATTTACCTCCATGTGGGAAGATCCGCCGATTATTCCCGGCTCCGGCGTGACGGAAATAAGAATGTTGAGCGAATGGCTGCCCTCTATTGAAGGCACGATGCTGGATACTGAGGTCTATGTGATCAACGGCTCAGAAGAAGGTGGGAAGTTCCTTCTTCTCGGCGGAACGCATCCAAACGAACCCGGCGGCACTCTTGCAGCAATTGTATTTGTCGAGAACGTGTCTGCAATTTCGGGAACCATTTATGTGATACCTAGATCAAATCACAGCGCCTTTACCCATAATGACGCAATGGAAGGTTCTCCTCAATTCTTTTCAATACAATTGCCCGACGGCTCGCAAAGAGTCTTCAGATTCGGTTCACGGAGGACCAATCCCATTTCACAGTGGCCAGATCCGACAATATATCTTCACCCGACGGGGGCCACGCTGGGAGGCGGAGAAGTTTCGAACCTGAACAGGACCTTCCCCGGTCGAGAAGACGGTTATTCTACCGAAAAGGTGGCTGCCGCTATTATGAATCTAGTGCTCGAAGAGGAAATAGATCTGGTTTGCGATCTGCACGAGTCTTCGCCGGAGTATCCAGTAAACAACGCAATCGTCTTTCACCAGGATTCCGCAGAACTAGCAATTATGACTCAGATGATGCTCGAGATGGAAGGTGTCGACATCAGACTCGAAGAGTCTCCAGTCAATCTCAGAGGGCTTACTCACAGAGAGATCGGGGATAATTCAGATGCCCAAGTCGTTCTCCTCGAAGTATCAAATCCTTCACAGGGAAGACTGCGGGGAAAGACAACGGAAGATCTCGTTACAGAGGGAATCGACAAGTTCTACTTGCAGGCTTCCAAAGACGGTAAATTGTTCGCCCCGTATGACGAAACAGGTTATCCTCTAGATCTCAGAGTCGCAAGACATGTCTCAACTATAAGGGTTCTGCTAGATTCCTGGAACATGATGTTTCCCGAGAGGAGGATCCTTCTTTCTGACATTCCGACCTATGAGGGGCTGGTTGATGGTCT
- a CDS encoding fasciclin domain-containing protein, producing MRKRIVLLILLLTVVMAFGQKDIFSTLHDVEQLSTLAEMVQVAGLDDLLSGPGPFTLFAPEDNAFLQLPGRTAEDLSDNRPFMRRVLLFHIVRGSLCSSMIVQNPELETLLGQSLSIDSRGGVRVDGSTIVVRDIQASNGMIHVIDSVIFPREEPDIAQVMRNTGILDVAMSAFEETAVVDALKGEGPMTVFVPSDLAFARIPCETMEALLSDPEWLREVLLYHISEGLFTTGDLIFENEVRSLQGEIIEVKVAESGLCVQNTLISVPDIEARNGIIHVIDHVMFPRNSRRNLPSINETLEEKGFALMRTLLETLDPDIRSNEKHRITVFAVPNEALLNLEVDINLVSSDRESLEKLLAFHVVPNEYLHSELRIARTIFAANGKPLTVRISDQSTINGIPIVERDILCRDGVIHVIESPLIIEH from the coding sequence ATGAGAAAGAGAATAGTTTTGCTGATTCTGCTTCTTACGGTAGTAATGGCATTTGGACAGAAAGATATTTTTTCAACCCTGCACGATGTTGAACAGCTGAGTACCCTTGCCGAAATGGTTCAGGTTGCGGGACTTGATGATCTTCTCTCTGGTCCGGGACCCTTCACATTGTTTGCGCCTGAGGACAACGCCTTTCTGCAGCTGCCGGGAAGGACTGCAGAAGATCTTTCAGACAATCGGCCCTTTATGCGGAGAGTCCTTCTATTCCACATAGTTCGTGGAAGCCTGTGCTCTAGCATGATCGTCCAGAATCCAGAACTTGAGACGCTTCTCGGTCAGTCACTTTCGATCGATTCCAGAGGCGGCGTAAGAGTTGACGGTTCAACAATAGTGGTCAGGGACATCCAGGCATCGAACGGCATGATTCATGTGATAGATTCTGTGATATTCCCCCGTGAAGAGCCGGACATTGCCCAGGTAATGAGGAATACAGGAATACTGGACGTGGCGATGTCTGCTTTTGAAGAGACGGCCGTAGTGGATGCTTTGAAAGGTGAGGGTCCGATGACCGTCTTCGTGCCGAGCGATCTCGCCTTTGCCAGAATACCATGTGAAACGATGGAAGCTCTACTGAGTGACCCGGAATGGCTAAGGGAGGTGCTTCTTTATCACATATCGGAAGGTCTCTTCACAACCGGTGATTTAATCTTTGAAAACGAAGTGAGATCGCTGCAGGGAGAGATAATTGAGGTGAAAGTGGCTGAGTCAGGACTCTGCGTGCAGAACACTCTGATAAGCGTGCCCGATATAGAGGCAAGAAACGGAATCATACACGTTATCGATCATGTGATGTTCCCTCGGAATTCACGGAGAAACCTGCCATCAATCAATGAGACTCTAGAAGAAAAGGGATTCGCTCTCATGCGGACGCTTCTCGAAACACTGGATCCAGATATCCGCTCGAATGAGAAGCATCGTATCACCGTCTTTGCTGTGCCAAATGAGGCGCTACTCAATCTTGAAGTGGATATTAACCTGGTTTCCAGCGACCGAGAATCCCTGGAAAAACTGCTCGCTTTTCACGTCGTTCCAAACGAATACCTCCACTCTGAACTGAGGATCGCTCGGACAATATTTGCGGCAAATGGAAAGCCCTTGACCGTAAGGATAAGTGATCAGTCCACAATTAACGGAATCCCGATAGTCGAAAGAGATATTCTGTGCAGAGACGGAGTAATCCATGTAATCGAATCTCCCTTGATAATCGAACACTAG